From Ascaphus truei isolate aAscTru1 unplaced genomic scaffold, aAscTru1.hap1 HAP1_SCAFFOLD_3500, whole genome shotgun sequence, one genomic window encodes:
- the NKX6-3 gene encoding homeobox protein Nkx-6.3 produces the protein METHHPGAFMLPPYSEIKAPGCQFPAHTSFHKLSSSVLGCHLPLGTPHGISDILSRPLPALHGGMLPEYPTVAGYGGATATGGCYGDEGGVVSKGGTPYPNQSGCGWTDIRQDWRGGSRMLSNAPAGGTDCSTHKKHTRPTFTGHQIFALEKTFEQTKYLAGPERARLAFSLGMSESQVKVWFQNRRTKWRKKSAVDLPGPPSLPQRAPGDLTPSETEDDEYSKPLDPDSDDEKIRLLLRKHRAAFSVLSLAPCDRVKPPNRDRLTSYQ, from the exons ATGGAGACTCATCACCCCGGGGCATTTATGCTGCCCCCCTACTCTGAAATTAAAGCCCCCGGCTGCCAGTTCCCAGCCCACACCTCCTTCCACAAGCTGAGCTCTTCTGTTTTGGGGTGTCATCTCCCCTTGGGTACACCCCATGGCATTTCGGACATCCTCAGCAGACCACTGCCAGCTCTGCATGGTGGGATGTTGCCGGAGTACCCCACAGTGGCAGGATATGGGGGGGCTACAGCCACCGGTGGCTGTTATGGAGATGAAGGGGGTGTTGTGTCCAAGGGTGGAACCCCATACCCCAACCAGAGTGGATGTGGATGGACAGACATCAGGCAAGACTGGAGAGGAGGGAGTCGGATGCTCAGCAACG CCCCAGCAGGTGGTACTGACTGCTCCACGCATAAGAAACACACACGCCCCACGTTCACGGGTCACCAGATCTTCGCCCTGGAGAAGACCTTTGAACAGACCAAGTACCTGGCAGGGCCTGAGCGGGCAAGGCTGGCCTTCAGCCTGGGCATGAGCGAGTCCCAGGTCAAG GTCTGGTTCCAGAACCGTCGCACTAAGTGGCGTAAGAAGAGCGCTGTGGACCTGCCCGGCCCCCCCTCGCTTCCCCAGCGGGCCCCCGGAGACCTGACCCCATCTGAGACTGAGGATGATGAGTACAGCAAACCGCTAGATCCCGACTCCGACGATGAAAAGATCCGCCTGTTACTGCGGAAACACCGGGCGGCTTTCTCTGTGCTCAGCCTGGCCCCCTGTGACAGGGTTAAACCCCCAAACCGTGACAGGCTCACCTCCTACCAGTGA